The Deltaproteobacteria bacterium region GGGGAAGGTCCCGACATGACGAAGAAGTCCCCGATGCGAGTCGAGCTATACTACTGGCCGACAATCCAGGGGCGCGGAGAGTTCGTGCGCCTCTTGCTCGAGGAGGCGGGCGCCGACTACGTCGACGTCGCGCGAGCGAAGGGCGGCATGGCGGGGATGATGCGGTTCCTCGAGGGCGACGAGCCGGGCGCGCTGCCGTTCGCGCCGCCGTTCGTGAAGGTGGGCGGCGCGGTCGTGTCGCAGACGGCGAACATCCTCGCCTACCTCGCGCCCAGGCTCGGGCTCGTGCCCGACGACGAGGCGCTGCGCGCCGAGGCCGACCAGATCCAGCTCACGATCGCCGACTTCGTCGGCGAGGTCCACGACACGCACCACCCGATCGCGGGGAGCCTGTACTACGAGGACCAGAAGAAGGAGGCAAAGCGGCGCGCGCAGGAGTTCGCGAAGGAGCGGATGCCAAAGTACCTCGGATGGCTCGAGGAGGTACTCGCGCGCAACGCGAAGAGCGAAGGACGGTGGCTGGTCGGGCGCGATCTCACGTACGCCGACCTGTCCGTGTTCCAGGTGGTCGAGGGGCTGCGCTACGCGTTCCCGAATGCGATGGCGCGGATCGAGCGGAAGATCCCGCGATTGGTCGCGCTGCGCGATCGCGTGGCCGAGCGGCCGCGGATCGCGGCGTACCTGAAGTCGAAGCGGCGGCTACCGTTCAACCAGGAGGGGATCTTCCGAAGGTATCCCGAGCTGGATGCGGCGGCGCCGCGGCGCGGTCGCAAGGCGAACCGGTAGGTTCGACCGCCCCCAGCACCGCATGCCCGTTCTCAGCCGCACGTGGCCGGGGCCCCGCCGGCGATGGGCGGCGGGTAGGCCTCCCAGGGCCGCCAGGTAGAAGAGTATCTGTCCTGGAT contains the following coding sequences:
- a CDS encoding glutathione S-transferase, which translates into the protein MRVELYYWPTIQGRGEFVRLLLEEAGADYVDVARAKGGMAGMMRFLEGDEPGALPFAPPFVKVGGAVVSQTANILAYLAPRLGLVPDDEALRAEADQIQLTIADFVGEVHDTHHPIAGSLYYEDQKKEAKRRAQEFAKERMPKYLGWLEEVLARNAKSEGRWLVGRDLTYADLSVFQVVEGLRYAFPNAMARIERKIPRLVALRDRVAERPRIAAYLKSKRRLPFNQEGIFRRYPELDAAAPRRGRKANR